The segment TTTCAAGGGGAAGCCCATTGATGATATGTGTGCAAACGCGAATATTATGTTTTCTCAGCTTGTTAACACCGTCTACATATGTCTGGTAGTCATGTGCCCTGTTAATTAAATTAGCCGTTTTTTCGTGCACCGTCTGCAAGCCAAGCTCCACCCAAAGGTAAGTGCGCTCATTCAGTTCTGCCAAATATTCAACAACATCGTCAGGAAGACAATCCGGGCGTGTCGCGATGGAAAGCCCAACAACATTATCCTGCTTCAAAACAGTCTCGTATTTTTCTCTTAATACGTCAACAGGTGCATGTGTATTCGTATATGCTTGGAAATAAGCCATATATTTGCCATCTTTCCATTTTTCATGCATTTTGTCCTTTATATCATGAAATTGCTTTTCTAATGAATCGACACGATTGCCGGCAAAGTCACCGCTGCCTGCAGCACTGCAGAAGGTGCAGCCTCCATGTGCCACTGTGCCATCCCTGTTAGGGCAATCAAAGCCGCCATCCAAGGCAATTTTAAATACTTTATGTCCGAACTCGCCGCGCAAATGATAATTCCATGTATGATACCTTTTATTATCAGCTGCATAGGCAAATGGGTTTTGCTGATTCAAACGTTTAACCTCCCTCTCATGCAATACTCCACATGCATAACAAAAATTTTAACATGTATCCTCTTCTTATCCAAACAAAATTCAATGGTAGTTTTTAAAACAATTATTCAGTAAAGAAAAGGAAGTCATAAGAAGCCTCGCCGCTACAGATAATATTTAGGAAGCAAATTGCTTCAAATAGCAGGACTTGTTGGGAGGGCTATAAATTTGGCAACTCGTGATTCTATAGATGAGCTTTTGGAAAGATGTAATGCTGCTATTGGCTTTGCAGAGGAGCAGTATAAAATTTCTCAGATGCAACAGCATTATAATATTGAAGAATATACAGATGCACAATTTCAGCTAGAAAATGTATTTAATGATTTGGAAACGTTGGACCATAGTGCTAATGCTCAGCAAAGGGATCAGCTTTACAGAATGAGACTTCTTATTCAGGATAAGCAGAACCAAATGGCGCTCCATCTTCCTTAAGGATTTACAGTTACAAAAAACAGGGCGAATCGGGATTGTACCCGGTTCGCCCTGTTTTTTTAAGATTTTGCAACTTTCACTTTGCCAGCTTTTAATGGAACATCATAGAAATACGCAGCAATCATGCCAAGCAGAAGTAAAAATACTAAGACTGGCACAAGTAATCCTATTCCATTTACATCGACAAGATAGCCTCCTAATAATGGACCTATCATTCTGCCGCCAGTCGCCGTACTGTTGATGATGCCCTGGAAGAATCCTTCCTTTCCCTTTGGAGCCAGTTTATCGGCAATTGTTGGGACTGCTGGCCATACAAGCATTTCTCCAATTGTCAGGATGAGCATTGCTGCAAGGAAACCAGCGAACATTTCCGCTTGCCCGACAATAAGGAAGGAAACGATGAAGATAACCATGCCTATCAGCATCTGAATTTTAACCGAGGGGCATATTTTCTTCGTAAACAGGCTGATAAGCGGCTGACCAAATACGATGAGTCCACCGTTTACTGCCCAAAGCAGACTGTATTGTGCCAGCGGGATATTCAACTCTTGCGTATGTGTTGAAATAGTGGCCTGCCATTGAACATAACAAATCCAGCAAAGCAAATAGCCGAACCCAAGTATTGCAAGTGCATAAAGTGCAGGATTTCGTTGCGAGCCTTTTTGTTTCCTTCTGCTCTCTGCTGCATTTAGCATACTTGGCTGAACTTGAATATTTTTATAGCTAACTAAAGCAATAAAGAAAAATATCACATACATAAATGTGTTCGAAATGAATATCCAAGTGAATGAATAGGATGCGATAACTCCACCGATTGCTGAACCTAATGCCACACCGGCGTTTTGGGCAACATAAATACTGTTGAATGCTTTTCTGCCGCCTTCTGGCCAAACATTTCCAGCCATAGCATACATGCTGGGATAAATAATTCCAGATCCAAAGCCAGACAATGTAAAGAAGAAGCAGTAAGCTCCCCAAGCATTCCAAATGGTCAACCCTAACAAGGAAAGAGCTGTTAAGGAAATTCCGAGGAGTATGGAAAGATAGCCTCCTAATTTATCATAAAGCGCACCACCTATTAAATTTCCGATTACACTTGCGCCAGAATTAAGCATTAAGATAAAACCGGCAACGGTAAGCGATTTTCCAAGATGGTCATGAATATATATACTGTTTAAAGGCCAAAGCAAGGAAGAGCCAGTTACATTGACTGCCATTCCAATTACTAAAAGCCAGAGTGCTCTAGGCATATTGGTGCTCCTTTTTTAAGTTGATTTGCTACCAGAAATAAGTTTAATTCGGATTGGGTTGTCCTGCAATAGAAATAGCTTCAATATTATGAAGGCGGAAAATTGATTATTTTCTGCAAATTAAAGCGCTTTCGAATAGTATATATAATATTTATTAATTGAATTTATTGAAAAATCACACTTCTTCATCTACAGTAGAAATAACAACTTGTGTTGATAGGAAAGGATAGGAAGAAATGACTGATATCTGTTTAATAAGACATGGAGAAACAGAATGGAATTCGCTGGGGAAGATACAGGGTAGAACCGATATTCCATTAAATGACAATGGGATTAGGCAAGCTGAACAATGCAGGGATTATTTGAAGAGTTTAGATTGGGACCTTATCATCACAAGTCCTCTTGTTCGCGCAAAGGAGACGGCTGCTATTATCAATCAAGCTGTAAACCTGCCTATGATAGTTATGGAGGAATTTATGGAGAGAAGCTTTGGAGATGCAGAAGGAAAAACAAAGGAAGAAAGACAGCTTCTTTATCCAAATATGGAATATCCAAACGAGGAGTCAAAGGATGTGCTTGAAGAACGGCTGAGGGCAGGCTTGGCATACATATTGCAAACATATACGCAGAAACGGATTTTGCTTGTTGCACATGGTGCTGTTATTCATACCATATTAAGAATTCTTTCTAATGAAGAAATCACCTTAGAAAATACGTACTTAACAAATGCTTGTTTAAGCAATATTCATTATAGAGATCAAAAGTGGGCAATTAAGGATTATAATATTGTCACACATTTACAGCTTTAATTAACGGAAGGGTGAGGAGTTTTGGTGAAAGATTTTGGAGCATACGCAGATAAACAGGTTATGCTTGAGCCTGTGAGTGCAGGAGAATTATCCGGCCTTAGCTTCGCAGTAAAGGATGTTTTTGCCATTCAAGGACACAGGTCCACAGCAGGTAATCCAGATTGGCTAAAAACGCATCATGCTGCAAAAGAAACAGCACCAGCGCTTACTAGTTTGCTTCATGCAGGTGCGAGACTAGAAGGAACGACAATAACAGATGAACTTATGTACAGCTTAAATGGAGAAAACTTTCATTACGGGACACCTGTTAATCCAAAGGATCCTAAGCGCATACCTGGAGGGTCCTCCTGTGGATCAGCAGTTGCTGTTGCAGCAGGGCTAGCAGATTTTGCGATTGGAACAGACACAGGTGGGTCTGTTCGAATACCCTCTTCCTATTGTGGAATTTATGGCATAAGACCGACACATGATATTGTCCAGATAGATGATGTTATTCCACTTTCGAAAAGCTTTGATACTGTCGGCTGGATGGCAAGGGATGCCAGTACGTTATGGAAGGTTGGGAGGGTATTAATAGAAGCGGAAGAGGCTGGATTGTTTACACGTATGATTACGGCAGAGGATGCTTGGGAATTAATAGACATAGAAGCAAAAGAGGCGTTGTTAACAGAACTGCATAAGTGGGATACGGATTCTATGAAACAATCCACAACCATTTTGGCAGAAGAAGGCTTGGCAGAATGGGCTGAAACATTCCGTATACTTCAAGGCAGGGAAATATGGCAGGAGCATGGCGAATGGATTAATACTAATAACCCTACGTTTGGTCCGGGTATTGCCGAGCGTTTTAAGTGGGCGAGTACACTGGCAGATACCGATATTTCTCCATATTTACAGAAAAGAAGTATGATAACGGAAAAAGTGGAAAAACTGCTTAAAGATGACGGTGTGTTGATTTTACCAACGGCTCCTGGAACGGCCCCATTGCTTAATCTGCCTGTCGAAGAGCTGGAGGTACGCAGAAGCAGAACATTCCAGCTTTGCTGTATTGCAGGGTTAACAGGATTACCCCAAGTAAACATACCGCTTGCAGAGGTGAATGGTGTGCCAGTTGGTCTTTCGATTATTGCTGGAAAAAGACAAGACAGAAAATTGCTTAAATGGATAACACAGCTTGAAGCAAATCGAGTGTGACAATATTTCTTTCGTAAGCATATGCTGCTTTTAACAGGAAATTTCATGCTTAATAACTGCTTGCATCCATGAAGAAAATAACATACAATAAACAACATATAGGGCAACAGCTAGGAAAAGGAATAGTAAAGATAATTTTTTGTTGAAGAGAGCTGGCGGATGGTGCAAGCCAGTCAAAAAAAATCTTGAACTCGCCTTTGAGTTGCAAGTGTGAACTAACAGTAATGCTTGCCGTACACCGCGTTAAGGGATGAATGAAGCGAGTGATTTATTCACTAATTGTGGGTGGTACCGCGGGAGATATACATATATTCCTCTCGTCCCTATTGGGATGAGGGGATTTTTTGTTTTCTGATGAAACAGCCCTGCGAATAGAAATTAAATAGGAGGAAATTAAGATGAGCTTTAGTCATCAAAACATAGAACAAAAATGGCAAAAATATTGGCAAGAAAATAAAACGTTCAAAACAAGTGAAGATAAAGGGAAAAAGAAGTTTTACGCACTTGATATGTTTCCATATCCATCTGGAGCAGGCCTTCATGTAGGACATCCAGAAGGATATACAGCTACAGACATTCTTTCTCGTATGAAAAGAATGCAGGACTTTAATGTCCTTCATCCAATGGGATGGGATGCATTCGGTTTGCCTGCAGAACAATATGCATTGGATACAGGTAATCATCCAGCATTGTTTACAGAAAAAAACATTGAAACATTCAGACGTCAAATCAATTCATTAGGCTTCTCTTATGACTGGGACAGAGAAATTAATACAACAGATCCTGACTATTATAAATGGACACAATGGATTTTCCTTCAGCTTTTTGAAAAAGGCTTAGCGTATGTGGATGAAGTGGCAGTTAACTGGTGTCCTGCATTAGGCACAGTGCTTGCTAATGAAGAAGTAATCGACGGAAAAAGTGAAAGGGGCGGACATCCAGTTGAAAGACGCCCAATGAGACAATGGATTCTAAAAATTACTGCTTACGCTGATCGTTTGCTGGAAGATTTAGATGATGTGGATTGGCCTGAAAGCATTAAAGAAATGCAGAGAAACTGGATTGGACGTTCTGAAGGCGCGGAAGTGACGTTCCAAATTGACAATCACGAAGAAACATTCACTGTTTTCACAACAAGACCTGATACACTGTTTGGCGCAACATATGCTGTTCTTGCACCAGAGCATGCTTTAGTTGACAAAATCACGACAGCAGAGCAAAAGGAAGCAGTTGAAGCATATTTAGAGAAAATTAAAAGTAAGAGCGATTTGGAAAGAACAGATCTTGCTAAAGAAAAAACAGGTGTATTCACAGGAGCTTATGCTGTTAACCCAGTGAATGGCGAAAAAATGCCGATTTGGATTGCAGATTATGTGCTTGTCAGCTATGGAACAGGAAGCATTATGGCAGTTCCTGCGCATGATGAAAGAGACTTCGAGTTTGCAAAAACTTTTGGGTTGCCGATTAAGGAAGTTGTGGCTGGCGGAAATGTACAGGAAGAAGCATATACTGGTGATGGAGCTCATGTTAACTCTGAATTCCTTGATGGGCTGCAAAAAGAAGCAGCAATCACGAAGATGATTGCGTGGCTTGAAGAGAAGGGCATCGGTACGAAGAAAGTAACGTACAGACTTCGTGACTGGTTGTTCAGCCGTCAAAGATACTGGGGTGAACCGATTCCAATTATCCACTGGGAAGATGGCACAATGACAGGTGTTCCTGTGGAGGAATTGCCGCTGACATTGCCTGATACTGCAGAAATTAAACCATCAGGCACTGGTGAGTCACCATTGGCAAACATTTCTGAGTGGGTTAATGTTGTGGATCCAGTAACAGGTAAAAAAGGCAGACGTGAAACAAACACAATGCCGCAATGGGCAGGCAGCAGCTGGTATTATATCCGTTATATCGATCCGAATAACAGTGAAGCTATTGCAGACCCTGAAAAGCTGAAAGAATGGCTTCCAGTTGATATGTATATCGGTGGAGTCGAGCACGCAGTATTGCATTTATTGTATGCGCGCTTCTGGCATAAGGTATTGTTTGATTTAGGTGTTGTTCCAACGAAAGAGCCTTTCCAAAAGCTGTTTAACCAAGGGATGATACTTGGTGAAAACAATGAAAAAATGAGTAAATCTAAAGGTAATGTTGTTAATCCAGACGAAATCGTGGAAAGCCATGGTGCAGACACACTTCGCTTGTATGAAATGTTCATGGGACCACTTGATGCTGCTATCGCTTGGTCAACAAACGGACTGGATGGTTCAAGAAGATTCCTTGATCGTATTTGGCGATTGCTTGTAGACGATAATGGCGAAATTTCCGGCAAGGTTCAAGATATTGAGGAAGCAAAAGGATTAGATAAAATCTACCACCAAACGGTGAAGAAGGTTACAGAGGACTTTGAAGGCTTGCGCTTTAATACAGCAATTTCACAAATGATGGTGTTCATTAATGAGTGCTATAAAGCAGATGTGCTACCAAAAGCTTATATTGAAGGTTTTGTGAAGCTTCTTTCTCCAATTTGCCCACATATTGCAGAAGAGCTTTGGGAAAAGCTTGGAAGCTCAGCAGGCACAATCGCATATGAAGCATGGCCTGCATATGATGAGGCAAAAATGGTAGACGATGAAATCGAAATCGTTATCCAAATCAACGGTAAAGTAAAAACAAAATTGATGGTTCCAGCAGATGCGAATAAAGATGCACTTGAGCAGATTGCAATGGAGGACAGTCAAGTGAAAGAGCAAATTGACGGGAAAACAGTTAGAAAGATCATTGCTGTACCTGGGAAATTGGTTAATATCGTAGCGAATTAATAATAAAAGTCCAGCCAAATAATACGGCTGGACTTTTTTTGTCTATAAAAATATTGGGCAAGTGATTTGCATCTTTTTTTTAATTGTTCTATATTACAATGAGTAGAGTTAACAAGATAAGTAACGGTTGAATGGAGGAAACAATAAGTGGAAGATATTAAGATAATTACAACAGCAGAATTAGAAGACAAGCTAAACAAAGGGGAAAAGCTGGAGCTTGTTGATGTCCGTGAGGATGAAGAGGTAGCAGAAGGAATGATTCCAGGCGCTAAACATATTCGCATGAATGATATTCCTGAAAACCTAGACTACTTCTCACAGGACAAAGAATATATTTTTATATGCCGCTCTGGAAAAAGAAGTGAAAATGTTTGCTATTTCCTTGAAGACAAAGGCTTTAAAGTTGTTAATATGGTTGGTGGAATGCTTAACTGGAACGGCAAAACAGTGTAATCAGTGGAGTCTGAGACATAAGTATTAAGTCTAATTCAAAACCGAACTACTTAATCGTTATTGATTAATAGTTTGGTTTTTTTATGTTTTCGGTTTGAAAACGATAATTAAAAATCTTAGTGGAATGGAGCTCCAGGCCACTCGACTAAGAAGGGAAATAGACCCCGCAGGCGAAGATGCGCGTCGTGTAATGAAATGAACTAATTTCAAGGCAATACTCTATTATATAATTCCATGCACCATTGTCTCAAAGTTAGTTGGAATCATTTCGTGTAGGATTGGTGATGTTTTGTTCCACCCATTTTTTTCTTTCTCCTTTAAAATGTCTAAAATGCTGCGAAAGTGGCTACTCTTTTAATAGAATATTCTGTCATATAAGGAGAGTTGTCTAGATGATTAAAGTGAAATTATTTGACCAAGAGCATGAAAAAGACTTGGAAATGGAAATGAATAAGTTTTTGGAAAAAATAGATGAAAAGAAGCTTGTGGATATAAAGTATAATATTGCTGCATTACAAGAGGACAATGAGGAACAAATATATTGCTTCTCCTCCATGATTATTTATAAAAGCTGAACGACTTTTGTAAAGTCGTTCAGCTTATTTTTTAGTTATACGTATTCTTTGCTTCTAAAGCGGCATTAACACCAGCAAGTCTTCCTGTTACAAACGCACTTGTGATGTTATACCCTCCTGTATATCCATGGATGTCCAATATTTCTCCACAGAAGAACAGTCCAGGCATTAGCTTTGATTCCATTGTTTTCGGTGAAATTTCCTTGATTGAAACGCCACCGCCAGTAACAAATGCTTTTTCCAAAGGCAGTGTTCCGTTGACATTAAAAGTAAAACCTTTACATAGAGCTGTGAATTTTTTCAGCTTATCCTGCGAAATTGTCGCTCCTTGTGCAGAAGGGTCAATTTCTGCCAGCTCAAGCAAAAATAGTAGATAGCGTTCTGTTAGGAAGCCTTTTAAAATATTTTTAACTGCTTTTTTTGGCTCGTCCTTAACGAGTTTGCTAATTTCCTGAAACAGTGGTTCTTCCTTTTTATCAGGGAATGAATCAATTGAAACAGGAACCTCTGCTAATTTCGTTTTCTTCAGCTCCTTCACGACAAACTGGCTGCAGCGCAAAACAGCAGGACCGCTGATTCCTAAGTGAGTGAAGATCATGTCCATCTTATGTGTGATAATCGGTTTTCCTTTTTGGTTCAATACACTAAGAGCAACAGCTCTTAAAGACAAGCCTTGTAAGGTTTTGTCTTTAATGAATTTTTCGCTAGAAGTGACAGGAACCTCTGTTGGAAACAGCTCAGTAATGGTGTGCCCAGCACTTTGTGCCCAAGCATAGCCATCACCAGTTGAACCAGTATGGGGAACAGATTTACCGCCAACAGCAATGATAAGTGATTTGCACACTGCCTCTTTGCCATTTTGCAGTTGAATTGTTTTCGTGCCATCTTGATTATATACAACATTCTTAACAGGAGTATTTGTACGAATTTCGACCTTCATCCTGCCAAGCTCCTGTAATAAGGCATCCACAACGGACTGTGCCTTATTAGAGACTGGGAACATTCTGCCATGATCTTCTTCCTTTAAGGCAATTCCTAAATTCTCAAAAAACGCAATAATATCTTCATTATTAAAAATAGAAAAACCGCTGTACAGGAACCGGCCGTTTCCTGGAATATGCTTAATTATTTCCTCGACTGGCAGACGATTTGTAACATTGCATCTGCCGCCACCAGAAATGGCAAGCTTACGTCCTAGCTTTTCTCCTTTATCAATTAACAGGACTTTCGCATTAGAATCTGCAGCACCGATTGCTGCCATTAATCCGGACGGACCGCCCCCTATTACTATTACATCATATTGCATTAGTGAACCTACTTTCTTTTTTCCTATAATATAGCTTGTTAGATAGTCTATTTTCTTTATTTGCAAGCTAAAGTAGCGTTTCTAGCCAAGAAAAGGTAAACTACTAATAGTGTTTTAAAAAAATTGCTCAGTATTACACTTAGTATCTTCATTCATTTCGTGTTAAAATAATTTGTTATGTTACATTGCAGCTTCGTTTAAGGAAGGGATTATATGTCGTCAAAATTGTTGAGAGGTACGTTTATTCTAACACTCGGAACTATGATATCAAAAGCACTGGGATTGTTCTATGTTATCCCATTTAATATGATTGTCGGAAAAGAAGGAACTATCCTTTATCAATATTCATATGTAGCTTATACGATTGTCATCAGTATTGCAACAGCAGGGATACCTCTTGCTGTCAGCAAATTTATATCCAAATATAACGCCATGGGAGAGTATGGGGTTAGCAGGCGGCTTTTTAAGTCAGGTCTGCTTGTAATGACCTGTACGGGATTTGTCTGCTTCCTTGCTATGTATTTCCTTGCACCATTTCTTGCAGAAATTAATATTCCTGAAGATGATTTAGACTCGAGTGTCAAGGATGTTACGACTGTTATTAGGGCAGTTAGCTTTGCTGTTATCGTCGTTCCTGTCATGAGCTTGATTCGCGGCTTCTTTCAAGGACATGAATCTATGGGGCCGTCTGCTGTATCTCAAGTTGTAGAGCAGATTGTGCGGATTATTTTCATGCTTGCTGGAGCAGCTGCCGTTTTGTACGTTTTCAAAGGCGATATTGTTACTGCAGTTAGCATATCGACATTTGCCGCATTTGTCGGTGCGATTG is part of the Niallia taxi genome and harbors:
- a CDS encoding TIGR01212 family radical SAM protein (This family includes YhcC from E. coli K-12, an uncharacterized radical SAM protein.) — protein: MNQQNPFAYAADNKRYHTWNYHLRGEFGHKVFKIALDGGFDCPNRDGTVAHGGCTFCSAAGSGDFAGNRVDSLEKQFHDIKDKMHEKWKDGKYMAYFQAYTNTHAPVDVLREKYETVLKQDNVVGLSIATRPDCLPDDVVEYLAELNERTYLWVELGLQTVHEKTANLINRAHDYQTYVDGVNKLRKHNIRVCTHIINGLPLETNEMMMETAKEVSKLDVQGIKIHLLHLLKGTPMVKQYEKGLLQFLTFEEYIQLVCDQLEILPPEMIIHRITGDGPIDLMVGPMWSVNKWEVLNSIDAELKRRNSWQGKFYQPSDKVLV
- a CDS encoding YtzC family protein, which codes for MATRDSIDELLERCNAAIGFAEEQYKISQMQQHYNIEEYTDAQFQLENVFNDLETLDHSANAQQRDQLYRMRLLIQDKQNQMALHLP
- a CDS encoding MDR family MFS transporter, giving the protein MPRALWLLVIGMAVNVTGSSLLWPLNSIYIHDHLGKSLTVAGFILMLNSGASVIGNLIGGALYDKLGGYLSILLGISLTALSLLGLTIWNAWGAYCFFFTLSGFGSGIIYPSMYAMAGNVWPEGGRKAFNSIYVAQNAGVALGSAIGGVIASYSFTWIFISNTFMYVIFFFIALVSYKNIQVQPSMLNAAESRRKQKGSQRNPALYALAILGFGYLLCWICYVQWQATISTHTQELNIPLAQYSLLWAVNGGLIVFGQPLISLFTKKICPSVKIQMLIGMVIFIVSFLIVGQAEMFAGFLAAMLILTIGEMLVWPAVPTIADKLAPKGKEGFFQGIINSTATGGRMIGPLLGGYLVDVNGIGLLVPVLVFLLLLGMIAAYFYDVPLKAGKVKVAKS
- a CDS encoding histidine phosphatase family protein — encoded protein: MTDICLIRHGETEWNSLGKIQGRTDIPLNDNGIRQAEQCRDYLKSLDWDLIITSPLVRAKETAAIINQAVNLPMIVMEEFMERSFGDAEGKTKEERQLLYPNMEYPNEESKDVLEERLRAGLAYILQTYTQKRILLVAHGAVIHTILRILSNEEITLENTYLTNACLSNIHYRDQKWAIKDYNIVTHLQL
- a CDS encoding amidase; amino-acid sequence: MVKDFGAYADKQVMLEPVSAGELSGLSFAVKDVFAIQGHRSTAGNPDWLKTHHAAKETAPALTSLLHAGARLEGTTITDELMYSLNGENFHYGTPVNPKDPKRIPGGSSCGSAVAVAAGLADFAIGTDTGGSVRIPSSYCGIYGIRPTHDIVQIDDVIPLSKSFDTVGWMARDASTLWKVGRVLIEAEEAGLFTRMITAEDAWELIDIEAKEALLTELHKWDTDSMKQSTTILAEEGLAEWAETFRILQGREIWQEHGEWINTNNPTFGPGIAERFKWASTLADTDISPYLQKRSMITEKVEKLLKDDGVLILPTAPGTAPLLNLPVEELEVRRSRTFQLCCIAGLTGLPQVNIPLAEVNGVPVGLSIIAGKRQDRKLLKWITQLEANRV
- the leuS gene encoding leucine--tRNA ligase, with protein sequence MSFSHQNIEQKWQKYWQENKTFKTSEDKGKKKFYALDMFPYPSGAGLHVGHPEGYTATDILSRMKRMQDFNVLHPMGWDAFGLPAEQYALDTGNHPALFTEKNIETFRRQINSLGFSYDWDREINTTDPDYYKWTQWIFLQLFEKGLAYVDEVAVNWCPALGTVLANEEVIDGKSERGGHPVERRPMRQWILKITAYADRLLEDLDDVDWPESIKEMQRNWIGRSEGAEVTFQIDNHEETFTVFTTRPDTLFGATYAVLAPEHALVDKITTAEQKEAVEAYLEKIKSKSDLERTDLAKEKTGVFTGAYAVNPVNGEKMPIWIADYVLVSYGTGSIMAVPAHDERDFEFAKTFGLPIKEVVAGGNVQEEAYTGDGAHVNSEFLDGLQKEAAITKMIAWLEEKGIGTKKVTYRLRDWLFSRQRYWGEPIPIIHWEDGTMTGVPVEELPLTLPDTAEIKPSGTGESPLANISEWVNVVDPVTGKKGRRETNTMPQWAGSSWYYIRYIDPNNSEAIADPEKLKEWLPVDMYIGGVEHAVLHLLYARFWHKVLFDLGVVPTKEPFQKLFNQGMILGENNEKMSKSKGNVVNPDEIVESHGADTLRLYEMFMGPLDAAIAWSTNGLDGSRRFLDRIWRLLVDDNGEISGKVQDIEEAKGLDKIYHQTVKKVTEDFEGLRFNTAISQMMVFINECYKADVLPKAYIEGFVKLLSPICPHIAEELWEKLGSSAGTIAYEAWPAYDEAKMVDDEIEIVIQINGKVKTKLMVPADANKDALEQIAMEDSQVKEQIDGKTVRKIIAVPGKLVNIVAN
- a CDS encoding rhodanese-like domain-containing protein; its protein translation is MEDIKIITTAELEDKLNKGEKLELVDVREDEEVAEGMIPGAKHIRMNDIPENLDYFSQDKEYIFICRSGKRSENVCYFLEDKGFKVVNMVGGMLNWNGKTV
- a CDS encoding sporulation protein Cse60, producing the protein MIKVKLFDQEHEKDLEMEMNKFLEKIDEKKLVDIKYNIAALQEDNEEQIYCFSSMIIYKS
- a CDS encoding BaiN/RdsA family NAD(P)/FAD-dependent oxidoreductase, which codes for MQYDVIVIGGGPSGLMAAIGAADSNAKVLLIDKGEKLGRKLAISGGGRCNVTNRLPVEEIIKHIPGNGRFLYSGFSIFNNEDIIAFFENLGIALKEEDHGRMFPVSNKAQSVVDALLQELGRMKVEIRTNTPVKNVVYNQDGTKTIQLQNGKEAVCKSLIIAVGGKSVPHTGSTGDGYAWAQSAGHTITELFPTEVPVTSSEKFIKDKTLQGLSLRAVALSVLNQKGKPIITHKMDMIFTHLGISGPAVLRCSQFVVKELKKTKLAEVPVSIDSFPDKKEEPLFQEISKLVKDEPKKAVKNILKGFLTERYLLFLLELAEIDPSAQGATISQDKLKKFTALCKGFTFNVNGTLPLEKAFVTGGGVSIKEISPKTMESKLMPGLFFCGEILDIHGYTGGYNITSAFVTGRLAGVNAALEAKNTYN